In Chitinibacter sp. SCUT-21, a single genomic region encodes these proteins:
- a CDS encoding ATPase, T2SS/T4P/T4SS family: MSAKAKLPLGALLIEKGVITDDQLRIALQEQRSSGVPLGKLMVSLGFVSENVLREALSENLGHDSVDLGRVIADVQAIRLIPKDLAKRYLILPIGLNQDAQRMSVAMANPNNVLALDQIRLQTQDQYHIDTLLAAESDIVRAIDQYYGFELSIDGILNEIETGEIDYASVALTEGEYSQPVVRLIDALLADAVTRGASDIHFEPEQSFVRIRYRIDGVLRQIRALHKTYWPAMVVRLKVLATMNIAETRAPQDGRISLTLSGRGLDFRVSAQPSTWGENIVLRILDRQKGLLPLDQLGLADDHLDLLRLMIARPEGIILLTGPTGSGKTTTLYSILNHINSVDVNIMTLEDPVEYPLPLIRQTSINEISKMDFANGIRSMMRQDPDVILIGEIRDRDTAEMAFRAAMTGHQVYATLHTSSALGVLPRLLDIGVLPDVLAGNIIGMVAQRLVRTLCPHCKQAYSCDEFEQRLLAINHARTIYRAVGCPLCEYQGYKGRIAVMELLKVDGDIDELIALRASMREMKRLAIDKGFRPLADDACRRVLSGETSLDEIARVVDLTDRVA; encoded by the coding sequence ATGAGCGCCAAAGCTAAATTACCGCTAGGTGCTTTACTCATCGAGAAGGGCGTGATTACCGACGATCAGCTACGCATCGCTTTGCAGGAACAGCGCAGCTCCGGTGTGCCACTGGGTAAACTGATGGTGTCCTTGGGCTTTGTTTCGGAAAACGTCTTACGCGAAGCGCTCTCTGAAAACTTAGGACACGATAGCGTCGACTTAGGGCGGGTCATTGCTGATGTGCAAGCTATTCGTTTGATCCCGAAAGACTTGGCTAAACGTTATTTGATCTTACCGATAGGCTTAAATCAAGACGCGCAGCGGATGTCCGTCGCGATGGCCAATCCGAATAATGTACTCGCGCTGGATCAAATTCGGCTACAAACCCAAGATCAATATCATATTGATACCTTGCTTGCGGCAGAGTCGGATATCGTACGGGCGATCGATCAGTATTATGGCTTTGAGCTATCGATTGACGGGATTTTAAACGAGATCGAGACGGGCGAAATTGATTACGCCAGTGTGGCGTTGACCGAGGGTGAATATAGCCAGCCGGTGGTGCGTTTAATTGATGCTTTGCTGGCGGATGCGGTGACGCGTGGCGCATCGGATATCCATTTTGAACCAGAGCAATCGTTCGTGCGGATTCGCTATCGCATTGATGGCGTGCTGCGACAAATTCGTGCGCTGCATAAAACCTATTGGCCCGCGATGGTGGTGCGACTGAAGGTATTGGCGACGATGAATATTGCCGAAACCCGTGCGCCGCAAGACGGGCGGATTTCATTAACGCTCTCGGGGCGTGGCCTTGATTTTCGTGTTTCTGCCCAGCCGAGTACGTGGGGCGAAAACATCGTACTGCGGATTTTGGATCGGCAAAAAGGCCTGCTGCCTTTGGATCAGCTGGGCCTTGCCGACGATCACCTCGATTTATTACGGCTGATGATCGCGCGCCCTGAAGGGATTATTTTGCTAACGGGGCCCACAGGCTCGGGCAAAACGACGACGCTGTACTCAATCCTGAATCACATCAACTCGGTTGATGTGAACATCATGACCTTGGAGGACCCGGTCGAGTATCCGCTGCCTTTGATTCGGCAGACTTCAATTAATGAAATCAGCAAAATGGATTTTGCCAACGGTATTCGTTCGATGATGCGGCAAGACCCCGATGTGATTCTGATCGGCGAGATTCGTGATCGCGATACCGCGGAAATGGCGTTTCGTGCTGCGATGACAGGGCATCAGGTCTATGCCACGCTGCACACTAGTTCGGCGCTCGGCGTTTTGCCACGCTTGCTCGATATTGGCGTGTTACCCGATGTATTGGCAGGGAATATCATCGGTATGGTTGCACAACGCTTGGTGCGTACTTTGTGCCCGCATTGCAAGCAAGCCTATAGCTGCGATGAATTTGAGCAAAGGCTGTTGGCAATCAATCACGCACGCACGATTTATCGCGCCGTGGGCTGTCCGCTGTGTGAGTATCAAGGCTACAAAGGCCGAATCGCGGTGATGGAGCTGCTTAAAGTCGATGGGGATATCGATGAATTGATTGCCCTGCGAGCCTCGATGCGCGAAATGAAACGGCTGGCGATCGATAAAGGTTTTCGACCGCTGGCCGATGATGCGTGTCGGCGCGTATTGTCGGGGGAGACCTCGCTCGACGAAATTGCCCGCGTTGTCGATTTAACGGACCGGGTGGCTTAA
- a CDS encoding tetratricopeptide repeat protein encodes MNSLLKALRKAEQDKRERACSIAQAPHSSAELKLVEAEFLQTEVPQLDEGTAQSPAPPCPEVEPNLARAATVKERPYQREAMAINQPETSTRTERSPSRLEANKPRSMLPWLALGGVVLLSSLVAWFTWQYQQLMQNSLAPLPRVESLTHSVASEIISKVPSSDAPQASNAQGYVVEVNDGSALEGNTAQGILASPSPVPIKQAAKVMPVAGAKADEVRFEKTARDSGEPIHAAWRAYQQGDLDGAERGYQRVLAQEPRQRDALLGLAAVQVRRGNTARAAGIYQYLLQLNPQDEEVRQAQLSLEPQRFSAEQAALLQQTNPQEPPLGTSPLLLGQYYASKAQWPQAQQQFFLAWSAQPEQADLAFNLAICLDHLAQHRLAADFYQKALDLAARTSANFERTVVESRLAQLRLAGF; translated from the coding sequence ATGAACTCATTGCTCAAAGCCTTAAGGAAAGCCGAGCAAGACAAGCGAGAGCGTGCTTGTTCAATCGCGCAAGCGCCGCACAGCAGTGCGGAATTAAAACTCGTTGAGGCCGAGTTTTTGCAGACCGAGGTGCCGCAGCTTGACGAGGGGACGGCACAAAGCCCTGCACCGCCATGCCCCGAGGTCGAGCCAAACCTTGCAAGAGCGGCAACCGTTAAAGAGCGCCCTTATCAGCGCGAAGCGATGGCAATAAATCAGCCCGAAACATCCACACGCACTGAGCGCAGCCCGTCTCGGCTTGAAGCAAATAAGCCACGGTCAATGTTGCCGTGGCTCGCCTTGGGTGGTGTGGTGTTGCTCAGTAGTTTGGTGGCTTGGTTTACTTGGCAATATCAGCAATTAATGCAAAATAGCCTAGCGCCGTTGCCCAGAGTGGAATCGCTTACGCACAGCGTCGCCTCCGAAATAATCAGCAAGGTGCCGTCAAGCGATGCCCCGCAAGCTTCTAACGCTCAGGGGTATGTTGTTGAAGTTAATGATGGTTCTGCTTTAGAAGGTAATACGGCGCAGGGTATTTTAGCTTCGCCCAGCCCCGTGCCGATAAAGCAAGCCGCCAAGGTGATGCCGGTGGCTGGCGCCAAGGCTGACGAAGTGCGCTTCGAGAAAACGGCGCGCGATTCCGGTGAGCCCATCCACGCGGCATGGCGTGCGTATCAGCAGGGTGACTTAGATGGCGCCGAGCGCGGCTATCAACGTGTTTTGGCGCAGGAACCACGTCAACGCGACGCCTTGCTTGGTCTGGCCGCGGTGCAGGTAAGGCGCGGCAACACAGCGCGAGCGGCGGGGATTTATCAGTATTTATTGCAATTAAATCCGCAAGACGAAGAGGTGAGGCAGGCGCAATTGAGCTTGGAGCCGCAGCGCTTCAGCGCTGAACAAGCCGCACTGTTGCAGCAAACCAATCCTCAAGAGCCGCCCTTGGGTACAAGTCCGTTGCTATTGGGCCAATACTACGCCAGCAAGGCCCAGTGGCCGCAGGCGCAACAGCAGTTTTTTCTGGCCTGGAGTGCGCAGCCAGAGCAAGCTGATTTGGCGTTTAATTTGGCGATTTGCTTGGATCATCTCGCGCAACATCGGCTGGCCGCCGATTTTTATCAAAAAGCTTTAGATTTAGCGGCGCGAACTTCAGCAAATTTTGAGCGCACAGTGGTTGAAAGTCGCTTGGCACAATTGCGTTTGGCGGGGTTTTAA
- a CDS encoding type II and III secretion system protein, giving the protein MAQTPGRHIEKTSEIDRHIPAPVLQIPYLPKPSASPKLETYSVVVSKLPVNSLLFALARDAKINVDVHPDVQGVVTLNAIAQTLPQILDRVAKQVDIRWTLEQGVLTITPDRPYLKTYRIDYFNLARNMKSSVSILNSVSTSAQPNSAANNSSTTAIESENLNQFWKRLETNLKDLLGVKEGLVATPSATQPVTMVVAQQLSQAVSNKSTDVKSAVALADSLAKVEKNAAMAEKTRQDLTTASPNPLPSSLPNLVVMNPESGTITIRASHKDQLKVAEFLAAVQASAQRQVMIEATIVEVALGDQYQAGVDWSKIASGSGWSLGQSLLGANLNAAPVSVLSFTSQNFTATIKLLEQFGRTRVLSSPKVIALNNQTAVMKVVEEQVYFTLELEEDKNTDGVVTGRTYSSTLHTVPVGLVMQVTPQVADNGAISMNVRPTITNISSYIEDPAVALISLASSKPVQSLIPVLQVREFDSTLRIASGQAAVLGGLIQDKQVNSRQGLPGLSRVPILGDAFSYRDDKVSKIELVVFLRPIVVRENGVNGELAAYQQYLPTNDYFSPAGDQQLSAFQSGLLLPNQVLQ; this is encoded by the coding sequence TTGGCCCAGACTCCAGGTCGGCATATTGAAAAAACTTCAGAAATAGACCGCCATATCCCTGCCCCAGTGTTGCAAATCCCCTATTTGCCTAAGCCTAGCGCAAGCCCAAAGCTCGAAACCTATAGCGTTGTCGTGAGCAAATTGCCAGTGAATAGTTTGCTGTTTGCGTTAGCACGCGACGCCAAAATCAATGTGGACGTTCACCCTGACGTGCAAGGAGTGGTGACATTGAATGCCATTGCACAAACTTTGCCGCAAATTTTAGATCGCGTTGCCAAGCAAGTCGATATCCGCTGGACTTTAGAGCAAGGCGTTTTAACGATTACGCCAGATCGCCCTTACCTTAAAACCTATCGAATCGACTACTTTAATTTGGCGCGCAATATGAAATCAAGCGTGTCGATTTTAAACTCGGTGTCGACCAGCGCGCAGCCCAATAGTGCCGCCAATAATAGCTCGACCACCGCGATTGAAAGTGAAAATCTCAATCAATTTTGGAAGCGACTCGAAACTAATTTAAAAGATTTATTGGGCGTAAAGGAGGGCTTAGTAGCGACGCCATCGGCAACCCAACCCGTCACCATGGTGGTGGCGCAGCAATTGAGCCAAGCGGTAAGCAATAAATCGACCGATGTGAAAAGTGCTGTTGCGCTCGCCGATAGCTTGGCCAAGGTTGAGAAAAATGCCGCGATGGCTGAGAAAACACGGCAAGATTTAACTACCGCTTCACCTAATCCCCTTCCGTCTAGCCTGCCCAATTTAGTCGTAATGAATCCTGAAAGTGGCACGATTACGATACGGGCTTCGCACAAAGATCAATTGAAAGTGGCTGAGTTTCTTGCCGCCGTGCAAGCTTCGGCGCAACGGCAAGTGATGATTGAGGCGACCATTGTTGAGGTCGCGTTGGGCGATCAATATCAAGCGGGTGTTGATTGGTCCAAGATTGCATCAGGCAGTGGCTGGAGCTTGGGGCAAAGCCTGCTGGGCGCCAATCTGAATGCCGCTCCCGTGAGTGTCTTGTCGTTCACCAGTCAAAATTTCACCGCCACGATCAAGCTGCTGGAGCAATTTGGACGCACTCGAGTGCTGTCTAGCCCTAAAGTGATTGCGCTCAATAACCAAACCGCGGTGATGAAGGTGGTGGAAGAGCAGGTCTATTTCACCTTGGAGCTGGAAGAGGACAAAAATACCGATGGTGTCGTAACTGGACGTACATATTCCTCGACCCTGCATACCGTGCCCGTTGGTTTAGTGATGCAAGTGACGCCGCAAGTGGCTGACAATGGCGCTATCTCGATGAATGTGCGCCCGACGATTACCAATATCAGCAGTTATATCGAAGATCCCGCGGTTGCTTTGATTTCGCTGGCGTCGAGTAAACCAGTGCAAAGCTTGATCCCGGTGCTACAGGTCAGGGAGTTTGACTCAACTTTGCGGATCGCCAGCGGCCAAGCGGCGGTGTTGGGGGGCTTGATTCAAGATAAGCAAGTCAATTCGCGCCAAGGTTTACCTGGTTTATCGCGGGTACCGATTTTGGGGGATGCATTTAGTTATCGTGATGATAAGGTTAGCAAGATTGAACTGGTGGTTTTTCTGCGCCCGATTGTGGTACGTGAAAACGGCGTTAATGGCGAACTGGCTGCTTATCAGCAGTATTTGCCAACAAATGATTATTTCTCGCCCGCTGGCGATCAGCAATTATCGGCCTTTCAAAGTGGCTTGCTGCTGCCCAATCAGGTGCTGCAATGA
- a CDS encoding ABC transporter ATP-binding protein: protein MPLIEFKNVSFSYGETPILRDVSLQIAAGQLVAIMGGSGSGKTTLLKLTGGQIRAQSGAVLVDGQDVGTLAERELYQLRRKLGMLFQFGALFTDLSVFDNVAFPLRERTTLPESMIRDLVLMKLHAVGLRGAAQSMPQELSGGMARRVALARAIALDPQVMLYDEPFTGLDPISLATVGKLIRELNDALGTASIVVTHDVAESLAIVDYVYFLADGQIAAQGTPEQVKASSHPFVQQFINSQPDGPLPFHKPAAPYAQDLGLAS, encoded by the coding sequence ATGCCATTAATTGAATTCAAAAATGTAAGCTTTTCCTACGGCGAAACGCCCATCTTGCGCGATGTATCGTTGCAAATTGCGGCAGGGCAGCTCGTAGCGATTATGGGTGGCTCGGGCTCGGGTAAAACTACGCTATTAAAATTAACTGGCGGGCAAATTCGTGCGCAAAGTGGCGCGGTGCTGGTTGACGGCCAAGACGTTGGCACACTGGCCGAGCGAGAGCTGTATCAACTGCGACGAAAATTAGGCATGCTGTTTCAATTTGGCGCCTTATTCACTGATTTATCGGTTTTTGACAACGTCGCCTTTCCACTGCGCGAACGAACCACACTCCCCGAGAGCATGATTCGTGATTTGGTTTTAATGAAATTACACGCGGTTGGCCTGCGAGGCGCAGCTCAGTCGATGCCGCAAGAATTATCGGGCGGCATGGCACGACGTGTCGCGCTGGCGCGCGCAATCGCGCTTGATCCGCAAGTCATGTTGTACGACGAGCCATTTACGGGTCTTGACCCCATTTCCTTGGCCACTGTCGGTAAACTGATTCGCGAGCTTAACGACGCCTTGGGCACCGCATCGATTGTTGTCACGCACGATGTCGCCGAGTCTTTGGCGATTGTCGATTATGTGTATTTCCTCGCCGATGGCCAGATCGCAGCGCAGGGCACGCCTGAGCAAGTGAAAGCTTCGAGCCACCCCTTTGTGCAGCAGTTTATTAATTCGCAACCCGATGGACCTTTGCCATTTCATAAACCGGCAGCGCCGTACGCACAAGATTTGGGGCTGGCGTCATGA
- the mlaE gene encoding lipid asymmetry maintenance ABC transporter permease subunit MlaE: protein MSDMNFFVKAVSRFGAPISSAIIKLGFACRFLIAILRHSGTALTRVHLTLREIWFAGVLSVLIIAVSGLFVGMVLALQGYDTLQRFGASSSLGILVALSLVRELGPVVAGLLFASRAGSAITAEIGLMKTTEQLSAMEMMAVNPIARVVAPKFWGGVISMPLLAAMFSAMGIFGGYLIGVQLIGLDAGSFWSQMQGAVDFRLDVMNGVIKSIFFGFAVSLIAVFEGYDSPPTAEGISSATTRTVVTSALVILALDFILTAFMFRGV from the coding sequence ATGAGCGATATGAATTTTTTTGTTAAAGCAGTCAGTCGTTTTGGCGCCCCAATTAGCAGCGCCATCATCAAATTGGGGTTTGCCTGCCGCTTTTTGATCGCGATCTTGCGCCATTCGGGCACTGCGCTCACGCGAGTGCATCTCACCTTGCGTGAAATCTGGTTCGCCGGCGTGTTATCGGTCTTGATTATTGCCGTTTCAGGCCTATTTGTAGGCATGGTGCTGGCATTACAGGGATACGACACCTTGCAGCGCTTTGGCGCATCCAGCTCGCTGGGCATTTTGGTTGCACTCTCCTTAGTCCGCGAACTGGGCCCCGTGGTCGCCGGATTATTATTTGCCAGCCGAGCCGGTAGCGCGATTACCGCTGAAATTGGTTTAATGAAAACCACCGAACAACTCTCTGCGATGGAAATGATGGCCGTTAATCCAATCGCCCGAGTTGTCGCGCCCAAGTTCTGGGGTGGTGTCATTTCGATGCCGCTCTTGGCCGCAATGTTTAGCGCAATGGGGATTTTTGGCGGCTATTTAATCGGCGTGCAATTGATTGGACTTGATGCCGGGAGTTTCTGGTCACAAATGCAAGGCGCGGTTGATTTCCGGCTCGACGTGATGAATGGCGTCATTAAAAGTATCTTTTTTGGCTTCGCTGTCTCGCTGATTGCGGTGTTTGAAGGGTATGATTCGCCCCCTACCGCGGAAGGCATTTCTAGCGCAACCACGCGCACGGTCGTCACGAGTGCGCTGGTGATTTTGGCACTCGATTTTATTTTGACTGCTTTTATGTTTCGGGGAGTTTAA
- the mlaD gene encoding outer membrane lipid asymmetry maintenance protein MlaD, whose product MKRGMIDFWVGLFALAGIAALLFLALKVSSQGSLPSGSTYQLTANFENIGGLKVRAPIKSAGVVVGRVSDIALDPERFVAKVTMDMDSRYHFSRDSSAEILTSGLLGEQYIGITSGADDKVLTQGNTFKITSSAIVLEQLISRFLFSQADKEKEE is encoded by the coding sequence ATGAAACGCGGCATGATTGATTTTTGGGTTGGCCTTTTTGCGCTGGCGGGCATTGCGGCGCTGCTGTTTTTGGCATTAAAAGTCAGCAGCCAAGGCAGCTTACCCAGCGGCAGCACGTATCAATTAACGGCCAATTTTGAAAATATTGGCGGTTTAAAAGTGCGCGCACCGATTAAAAGTGCTGGCGTGGTCGTCGGCCGGGTTAGTGATATTGCGTTAGACCCCGAGCGCTTTGTGGCCAAAGTCACGATGGACATGGATAGTCGCTATCATTTCAGCCGCGATAGCTCGGCCGAAATTTTGACCTCAGGCCTCTTGGGCGAGCAATACATTGGCATTACCTCGGGTGCGGATGACAAGGTACTCACTCAAGGCAATACATTTAAAATCACGTCTTCAGCGATTGTGCTGGAGCAGTTAATCAGTCGTTTCCTGTTTAGTCAGGCCGATAAAGAAAAGGAAGAGTAA
- a CDS encoding ABC transporter substrate-binding protein, with translation MLKVLRYAFASICLTFMATNAIANDSPEQIVRTASKDVLDIIKKNEKDPAKTRELVDARLSPMADYKRMTALATGQYWKSATSSQQDALTKEFRTMMVRTYLSALTLYKNAQINIKGTRAGNDADEQDVRTDVTLPGQKPIPLDFSFEKQGAEWKVYDISVDGISFINNHRNQFGSVIRKDGIDGLIKQLSSRNNAAKSSK, from the coding sequence ATGCTTAAAGTTTTACGTTATGCGTTTGCGTCAATCTGCTTGACGTTCATGGCTACTAACGCAATTGCTAACGACAGTCCTGAGCAAATCGTCCGTACTGCAAGTAAAGACGTACTCGATATTATTAAGAAAAACGAAAAAGACCCAGCCAAAACCCGTGAACTGGTTGATGCTCGCCTCTCGCCAATGGCCGACTATAAACGTATGACTGCATTGGCCACCGGCCAATACTGGAAAAGCGCAACCTCAAGCCAGCAAGATGCGCTAACCAAAGAATTTCGCACGATGATGGTGCGCACCTACTTGAGCGCGCTGACGCTATACAAAAATGCGCAAATCAATATTAAAGGGACACGGGCGGGCAATGATGCTGACGAGCAAGACGTGCGCACCGACGTCACCTTGCCGGGCCAAAAACCGATCCCGCTCGACTTTAGTTTTGAAAAGCAGGGCGCAGAATGGAAGGTGTACGACATCAGCGTTGATGGCATCAGCTTTATCAATAACCACCGCAATCAATTTGGCTCGGTGATTCGCAAAGACGGTATCGATGGACTGATTAAACAGCTTTCAAGCCGTAACAACGCCGCCAAATCGAGCAAATAA
- a CDS encoding STAS domain-containing protein, which produces MTIAFQAPAQLTSTQCGQLLGAIDAVLQQDNVAIDLSQVNSLDSSAVALLLEWQRRALRANRQLEWQAPPAALRQLVKVYGVQDLLQIKP; this is translated from the coding sequence ATGACAATCGCGTTCCAAGCCCCCGCTCAGCTCACCAGTACGCAGTGCGGCCAGTTACTTGGCGCGATTGACGCTGTTTTACAGCAGGACAATGTGGCCATCGACTTGAGTCAAGTGAACTCGCTCGATTCAAGTGCGGTCGCCCTGTTACTAGAATGGCAACGGCGTGCTTTGCGCGCCAATCGCCAGCTAGAATGGCAGGCACCGCCAGCGGCATTACGCCAGTTGGTGAAGGTGTACGGCGTGCAAGATCTCTTGCAAATCAAGCCTTAA
- a CDS encoding VacJ family lipoprotein, with protein sequence MMRRLSLFLALLCTACATPQNNYDPLESINRPIYSFNSTLDDNIVRPVAVAYTEYIPTPLRSAVGNFFGNIDDLFGIPAALFQAKGTSAAKSTGRVFFNTTLGLGGLIDWASDLPIEKQDEDFGQMLGAWGVPSGPYLMVPFYGPLTLRDSSNTLARLAWGPIDYIDPLAGQIAYYGTYLTDLRASLLPFDAAIQDQLDPYAFVRDTYLQRRWFKVYDGNPPHPLPLGESEASNNATEPETQTAAMPAASTPNSAELNQ encoded by the coding sequence ATGATGCGCCGCCTGAGCTTATTTCTCGCACTGCTATGCACTGCGTGTGCCACGCCACAGAATAATTACGACCCGCTCGAATCGATCAATCGTCCGATTTACTCCTTCAATTCCACACTCGATGACAACATCGTTCGCCCTGTTGCTGTGGCGTACACCGAATATATTCCAACCCCATTGCGCTCGGCGGTTGGAAATTTCTTTGGGAATATCGATGATTTATTCGGAATTCCCGCTGCGCTATTTCAAGCCAAAGGAACTAGTGCGGCAAAAAGCACCGGCCGCGTGTTCTTTAATACAACGTTGGGCTTAGGCGGGTTGATCGATTGGGCGAGTGACTTGCCGATCGAAAAGCAAGACGAAGACTTTGGCCAAATGCTTGGCGCTTGGGGTGTACCAAGCGGCCCCTACCTGATGGTGCCATTTTATGGCCCGTTAACTTTACGAGACTCTAGCAATACGCTGGCACGTTTGGCGTGGGGTCCCATCGATTATATTGACCCACTCGCGGGGCAAATTGCGTACTACGGCACGTATCTGACCGATCTACGCGCAAGCTTGCTGCCATTTGATGCCGCAATACAAGATCAGCTCGACCCCTATGCCTTTGTGCGCGATACGTATTTGCAGCGCCGCTGGTTCAAGGTTTATGATGGCAACCCACCGCATCCGTTGCCTTTGGGTGAATCTGAAGCGAGCAACAATGCAACCGAGCCAGAGACTCAAACTGCAGCGATGCCTGCGGCCTCCACCCCCAACTCAGCCGAGCTTAATCAGTGA
- a CDS encoding ABC transporter ATP-binding protein: MKAIEFSGVGKDFGSFTALKEVSFSVEQGDFFALLGPNGAGKTTLISILAGLTKATRGATRVMGLDVQADYRDARRAVGIVPQELVFDPFFNVREALVFQSGYFGIKNNDAWIDEILHNLGLSEKAHTNMRALSGGMKRRVMVAQALVHKPPVIVLDEPTAGVDVELRQTLWSFVQSLNDKGHTIVLTTHYLEEAETLCNRIAMLKRGELIALEDKHTMMQRGAARSVILKLKPAQLPSSLQHLLIAQRDQQFELKLSDCNALEAILAVLRSEQITLKDLEITQPDLEEIFVQMMHS; encoded by the coding sequence GTGAAAGCAATCGAATTTAGTGGCGTAGGTAAAGACTTCGGCAGTTTTACCGCGCTCAAAGAAGTGAGTTTTTCAGTCGAGCAAGGCGATTTCTTTGCGCTGCTTGGTCCCAATGGGGCGGGCAAGACCACTTTAATTTCCATTCTTGCAGGCCTCACCAAGGCCACGCGTGGCGCAACCCGCGTCATGGGCTTGGATGTGCAAGCGGATTATCGCGACGCCCGTCGCGCCGTCGGCATTGTGCCGCAGGAGTTGGTGTTTGATCCCTTCTTTAATGTGCGCGAAGCCTTGGTATTTCAATCGGGCTATTTTGGCATCAAAAATAACGATGCTTGGATCGACGAGATTTTGCACAATCTGGGCTTAAGCGAAAAAGCCCACACCAATATGCGTGCGCTATCGGGGGGTATGAAGCGGCGCGTCATGGTAGCCCAGGCTTTGGTACACAAACCCCCGGTTATTGTTCTGGATGAACCAACTGCTGGCGTTGACGTTGAACTACGCCAAACGCTGTGGTCATTTGTTCAGAGCTTGAATGACAAAGGTCATACCATCGTTTTAACTACGCATTACCTTGAAGAAGCTGAAACGCTGTGCAACCGCATTGCGATGCTCAAACGTGGCGAACTGATTGCGCTGGAAGACAAACACACGATGATGCAGCGCGGCGCTGCGCGCAGCGTGATTTTAAAGCTCAAACCTGCGCAGTTGCCGAGCAGTTTGCAGCATTTATTGATTGCACAACGCGATCAGCAATTTGAGCTAAAGCTGAGCGATTGCAACGCGCTCGAAGCCATCTTGGCCGTGCTGCGCAGCGAGCAAATCACCCTCAAAGATTTGGAAATCACCCAACCCGATCTGGAAGAAATTTTCGTCCAGATGATGCACTCTTAA
- a CDS encoding ABC transporter permease, translating to MIGFYTLFRKEILRFWRVAFQTVAAPVLTALMYLLIFAHVLDAHVQPYPGVRYTAFLIPGLMMMSMLQNAFANTSSSLIQSKITGNIVYILLPPLSHFEFFSAYTLAGAVRGIVVGAGVLIATLYFSIPPFKYPLWILLFGLLGCSLMAILGLIAGIWAEKFDQLAAFQNFLIMPLTFLSGVFYSIHSLPPFWQTVSHFNPVFYMIDGFRYGFFGVSDVNPWHSLAVVGFTLAILTLITLTLIKSGYKIRR from the coding sequence ATGATTGGTTTTTACACGCTTTTTCGTAAAGAGATTCTGCGCTTTTGGCGCGTCGCATTTCAAACTGTCGCCGCACCAGTGCTGACGGCACTGATGTATTTGCTGATTTTTGCCCACGTGCTCGATGCGCATGTGCAGCCCTACCCCGGCGTGCGCTACACCGCGTTTTTGATTCCCGGTCTGATGATGATGAGCATGCTGCAAAATGCGTTTGCCAACACCAGTTCCAGCCTGATTCAATCAAAAATCACCGGCAATATTGTCTATATCTTGCTGCCGCCGTTGTCGCACTTTGAGTTTTTTAGCGCGTACACACTCGCAGGCGCAGTGCGCGGCATTGTCGTTGGTGCAGGGGTATTGATAGCAACTCTATATTTTTCAATACCGCCATTTAAATACCCACTATGGATATTGTTATTTGGCTTACTAGGTTGCAGTTTAATGGCGATTTTGGGGCTGATTGCCGGCATTTGGGCGGAGAAGTTCGATCAACTGGCTGCTTTTCAAAACTTCCTGATTATGCCGCTTACGTTTTTATCCGGCGTGTTTTACTCCATCCATAGCTTGCCACCGTTCTGGCAAACCGTATCGCACTTTAACCCCGTGTTTTATATGATCGACGGTTTTCGCTACGGCTTTTTTGGTGTGAGTGATGTAAATCCTTGGCATTCGCTGGCGGTTGTCGGATTTACTTTAGCAATCCTCACCTTAATCACGCTGACCTTGATAAAATCGGGCTACAAAATCCGCCGTTAA
- a CDS encoding BolA family transcriptional regulator: protein MTPELVQSLISQVLPCQHIEVEGDGHHFYATIVSAQFEGLKLLARHRLINDGLKSYLDSGELHALSMRATLTPAEWAARPSSKQS, encoded by the coding sequence ATGACGCCAGAACTCGTTCAAAGCCTGATTAGTCAGGTGCTACCCTGTCAGCATATCGAAGTGGAAGGCGACGGCCATCACTTCTATGCCACGATTGTTTCAGCCCAATTTGAAGGCCTAAAATTGCTGGCACGCCATCGTTTGATTAATGATGGCCTAAAATCCTACCTCGACTCGGGCGAGCTGCACGCGCTCTCGATGCGCGCAACGCTCACGCCAGCCGAATGGGCGGCGCGTCCTTCTTCCAAGCAGTCATGA